The following nucleotide sequence is from Podospora bellae-mahoneyi strain CBS 112042 chromosome 1 map unlocalized CBS112042p_1, whole genome shotgun sequence.
agaaacaaaaaaaaaaaaaaactttcCGAGCTGCTGCATCTCCAGACCGAAGTGCAGTAAGCAAAACAGTCTGAGCTCCATAACCGAAAAGCTGGTAAATTTGGTGATGAGAGGGAGTCCAAGTACCGGTCCCCATATCCAATAGAGGCACCTGATATGAAAGCTTTCTCTCGATGTTGATTGATCAATTGGCATGGGAAGTGACCCTCGTCCTTGTTCCCGTTGTTTGCCCTCTGTGTCCAGGTATACCTGTCTCCGTGTTATGCCTTCAGAGCCGGGAAATCGAAAGATCGGGGAGGAACAGACATGTGCTGCGgcatgaaaaaaaaaaaaaaaaagccaggTTTTTTAGCAGCGGTACGGAAGGGacgggttggtggtgaaacGGGCTCTAATCGCAAAAACGGGTAAAAGAAAAGACTTGGTAATAATACCCCTGATAGTATCGTTGATTCTCTGTTCTGATCGTCGACCAGGCTTCCCCTCTTCTAGAGTTTATCAATGTCGCACCATGTTCGAGACAATGTTTGTTCCAACGGCTGGTGATACTGTGAATAAGCTTCTGTTTTGCTCTCTCGTGTGTGAGTTGCGTGTCCTCCTGTCAAAGCTCTCAGACCTCTTCGAggtatttttcttttgtaGGACCCCGAACCGTaatgtctctctctctataCCGGTGTCACCTACATGAAataatggtggtggtggatataTGAATCGAAGATTTTAGAGGGTTGATCGTTAAAAGCCccaagaagagagggagaaaagtCCAAATTCACCATAAAGCAATCAGTTGCTAATAGTCTCTTGGACAACAATTGATAAACTTGGCCGCTAAGCTTCTTCAAAAGCAAGAATCAGAGCTTGCCAGCAAAATGGAAAGCAAGGAAACACAAAGTTCCTGTGGAACCCCGAGCAATTTGAGCCACAACCCCACACAGTTCACAAGTCCTGCTTTTGTGCACGATGAACTCTGTGCACagaagtgtgtgtgtgcttcAGCCTCATTGATCAAAGCTTTTTCCTGCCATCTGGCTAGCTCAGCCTTACCACTGCTGTGCAGCTGCAGGCAATTTCCTTCCGCCGACCTTCTAGAAGCCACATTCCCACTTACCCCTCAAACTCAACGTTTCCATTGGTGTGAGCGAGGTTTCAACCCCACAGTTTGCCGAGTTCGTTTCCTCTCCTGGGGGCCCGGTCGGACCGTTAACTTTCTTCCGTTTTGAAGATTCGTTTCAAAGGTCTCGTGAGAGATTTGACATGTGGTCGACTCCTCACTGCTTCCTTCCGCAGCCTCTTGGTGAGCTGGAAATAGGACCACTGCTGAACAATTGCGGTGTAGAGATTCCAGCTCGCATTCCTAGATCTCGTCTAGGCAAGGCGTCATCAACTCAACGACAGCCATGTGTCTATTTTTTtgccgggggggagggggccatTGAAAAGAAACGACGTCGATATGCAAGGCTAAAATCTGCTCTGCATGCGAACGAAAGTTCACCATACTATCCACCAGTTGCTCCCCTCCTACCTGCAAGTCAGTGAGTCAAGAATGGCCGAGATTTCCATCCTTTGGCAAAGTTTTGATTGGAGAAGAGAACAAAAACTCCAGAGAACAACTAGGttcgggggttggtggttgcaTGAATATATCTTTTcagttttttttcttttccctctctcggATGACAGTTCCCCGCCCGCAAAACCCAAACCCGTTGCCGACAAAATCTCCACCGATCCCGACCACCTCTGTTGTGGGGTAGCGAACAGTTGTCCTTCTCTTTTTGGAAAAGTGAGGGAATACTCCatagcaaaaaaaaaataaaaaaaaattcacAACCATGCACAAGCAAGCAACAAGGACATGGGCTGTTTTTGCTGTGTTCAGACAAGTGGCATTCACCGCCTCGAGAAACAGCGGTCCGTAGGGTCAgagaggttgggttgggttagTCGCGGTCCGATGGGCGGCAGATCCACACGCCGGATCCGGGGGGAAACTGGCAAACGATGCCgcggggggtggtttgatgGCGGCTTCGTTGTCACTTCCATTCATGGGGAAGGCGGAGAGAACCAAATCAGAAGATCGCCAGCGAGGTTTGTTGGTAGAGATCAAGATCCAGATCGGGATAATCAGATGACGAATAGACCCCCGTTTCTGCCTGGAGAGAGGGCATCGCCCAGCTTCCCTTGAAGATCCCAAAGCCAGGGGTTTGATGTAGGAGCAACTTGCGGTCTGCAACCCGCCATCACGGTATTATTGACGATCCTGGAGTCAATAGTCGGGAACAACAAGTGAGGTTGGAAAGTTGGAAAACCTACATCAGTTAATCGAGATCATGACATTTGCATCTTCAAAGCGGAGGGGGGGCTCGGGCGATGCCGAACGCCAAACCACAAGAGAATCCAGTTTAGTGATTGAGGCTTGTGTGGGTGCAGGGGGCTTAATTGTAAAGTCGTTCGACCAATGACGCAACTGTCACAGACCGTAAGCTCACTGCAGTTGGTGATGATACCATAATCGAAGACTCAGCTGCCCGCCTGGCCGTGAAGTTTGATAAGAAAGCTTGTCTCACCCTCCGACTGGTAAAACTTATCAACACAATCGGCAGAGGCCGAGTTGAGGGTCTTCATCCAGTTTGTTGGTACGGCCAATCGCAATACACAGCTCAGATTACCCCTCCTTGGTGTGCTGGCAGGAGCTCGATTTTCGAGTTTCATGTCATCTTTGTAGATGACGGGCGATTGGTGTCCGAGTgcttgtttttgttgttggtcgcCATCGTGATTATCTTTGATCAAAGCCCGTTAAGAAATCAGGTTTGTCGGTTggatgttttgtttgttgttgccaGACAGACACACGGACACGATAACGGCCACGGCCTCTTCTCGGACTCCCGGACGGTTAAAAGTGATCTTTTATTTTTGCAGCTGCTTAGCATTCTGCGCAATCAAGAGGCAACCATTTGGGCTGTGTACCGACAGACGGGCTCTATCACCGAACCCATGCATAAGCTCGCTTCTCCTTTGGAGCCTTGCTCTTCGAGGTGGGTGCTGCCTGTGGTGAAACGTGCTTTGTTCATTTGTTGCAGTCGATAGctcctcagccagccagccataGATCGAAGATCATCTGCTGCTTTGGACTGCTGAACATTTCCGAATCTTGTTCACATGCGACCCTGGTATGGAAGAGGGGCAAAAGAGGCAAGAAAAGGAGATGCAGATACGAGGAATCCAAAACCCTCTTGATAATCAACTTCCGGTTTCACGGTAAGTATGGCAACCATTACGAAAGCTGCCCACCCGTGCCTAGACAGATGGCGGGAAGAATCCCGAGCAATGAATTGGGTGGATGGAGGGATAAAGATGGATGTATCCGTCCCGTGCCGTCGAGAAATCTGGGGGTTGACACTATAAAACCCGCTCCGCTATTGTCGTCAAGAGGCGTGGCCCTGGCACAAACAAAATAATAGCAGCAATATTAAGAAGGCGGGACAAGTTCCAGGTACGTAAGCAAACCCTCAATCTCGTGGCTTTGCGACACAATACACCAAGAGTTCTGTTCTGGGATTACCTCTGATGCCAATGTTTCTGTCCGGCAGTGAGTCAAGCGTCAGCATGTCTTACACGCGTGTGGACGGTACTGCTGGCCAGCAGCTAGCTCCACAAGCAACATTAATCTGATGCCGGCTGTGATGGCTGTGATAGCTTCCCGTATGCGGGATTAGATTGTAGGCGAGGGGCGACGGGATTGGATATTGCGGGGTGGATGTGTTTGTCTCTTTGACAATAAAAAACCCAAGTCCAGTTGTCGGTATCATGGTATCAAAGAGACGAGGACTTGTACAAGTGCACCCGCCCATCGTCAAAGCGCCCGTTGTACCACGGAAATGCAGCGGCAATCAATCTGGCCAAACACAAGGCGGGTTGAACATTCACAACCTCACTGGACCTCGGTGACACGACATATGGTGGCGAGTCGTTAGAAGGAGTTCTATCGTGTTGAGGCTCGGGTGTGCCCGCCGTTGGCAAGGTCCGGCTGGCTAGCTGTCTGGCACTTTGGCAGACACTCTTGTTGTAGCAGAAGCTGGGCGAGTGGCATTTGTCTGATCGATCGAGTGGAGGGGTCGGCGGTGTGGTCGATGGTGGTCACCCAAAGCGTGTCGTGCGTCTTTGTTGTTTCTGCCGCCATGGCACATGAGAGTGGGTAAACAGACCGACTGGGAGAGGTGAGATGCGATGGCGACACACCTGCGGCCGACGAAAACGGCCTTGGGCTTGAGAATACTCGGGGCCAAGAGATCATTCGGGCATCGTGAGCCTTCCCGGGCCACTCGGGAAGGCCGGCCGCAACACGGGGCAGACCAAGCTCCGCGCGCGCTAACCTGTCATGTCCCGGTTACAGTTGACAGCTGTGTTTCTGAAGAATGGGCAGTGAATGTTTTGGAAGCAGTCTGGAGCCTGTGGTGGATTGGGCTCGCCATGACACGCATGAATTAAATTGGATCTCCCGCGTCGTGCAGAACCGCGTTACGGGCTCCTGATTGGCTGCCGGCCCGCCATTTCCCAAGAGATATGCATTGTGCAAGGAACACCACGGCCCTGACGTCTGGAAACTCTGCATTGTCAGACCTCAACTGGCAGCTGCTATGGGCTGCATCCACGTCCTCGATATTGCAGACCCGGACTGTTGGGCGCTTCTGCTGCTATCGATATCTCAAGGATGATGTTTGAGATgaggttgatgctgatgccACTTTAGCCCCTGGCCATTGAATCTCCGAGCTGCTGCCGGTTCCTGACCTGCGATTTGCAGCTGCCCGCCTCTTCAACTCCTTCGGGCGGGGGCAGTCGTCCCTGATACCGTCCCATTGGCCAGCAACCACTTTGTCCATTAAACGCGAACACGCCAAGCTTCAATGAATACGCGCAGCAAGCAGAAAACCAAATCTTGGAACCGCGAGATGCATCTGCTCAGGTCGTTGGCTgcgatggtgttggtgtgcCCGAAAGACGTGATGCTGCCCGCATTAGCGGCTGATAAACTAGGAAACAAGGCCCCAAGAAACACAGAAGAGCAGGCTGTGTGTAGGGAGAGCAACATCAAAGAAGCTCCTTCCAGAAACGGACTCTGTAAGGCCAGACCTTGTGGAAACAATGGCATTGGATAATGGCCGAGGTGAATGAACAATGTTCCCTTCTCTCACGCGGTTGTGCCTCACCAGTATAGATAGGTATTCCAAGCTGGCGGAATCATTTCTATCTGAGCTCGTCTTCTGATCTGAAGGGTCTATAGTGTATGCCTGATTAGTAGTTAGGTGTCCTATCAAGAAAAACCGTCCAAAAGGTTTCCACCGTTTGGTAGTGATATCCAAGAGCCACGATCTTGAAGGACGTTCCATCAGAGTGGTTCCCGAACACCCCCTCCTGACGTAAGCCCCCCAAGCCCCACCTGCTCACTTTTGGAGCTGGTTTTATGTGGATAATGCATTGGCGCAGATTCGGCATGTTGAGCACAAGAAAAGAATCACCGACAGTTACGAAGTATACAGAGCACTTCCAAAAGTCGGCATGTGCTTGTGTTTGTCCTTGTATTCGATCTTAGTGTCTCTTGCATCGTGCCTGTGTTCAAAGTTTTAGAGGTTGGTTTATGCAAACCCCCACTCTCTCAACCTCTCAACATGCACTTCCCTGTCTCTCCACCAAGCACCGTCCCTGTTCCGTATCTTCACCAGGGTCAGCGACCCGGCTGTCTCGGTTTTGCAGCCATGAGGGAGGGCAGGtagggaaaaaagaaagaacgGGCTCAAGAGGCTTTGCTGTATGGCGTTTTGGTGGCAGTTCGGCGCCGCCCCGTAGACTTGAAATCTGGGCGATCAGGAGGCCTGAACGAGCGGCCATCCAATGTCAAAAAGagcaacaaacaaacaggaCAGAGGCTCGAATCTTGAAAATGTGAGAATCGGCATCGGCGAGAACAAGTCTTTATGTCTATCAAAAATGACAAAGACTCTTTTCGAGATTTCCTGACACCGGCACAGTTGCTCCGTCTCCCTTCAAACGGTGCAGTGTCGTATGTAATTCAGTAACGAGAACCTTGCCTGACTTGGGAAGTCTTGGCCGCCGTGCTGACACCAACTTGGTTTCTCGATACCGGACTCAAACGGAGGCCCCGGGTAGCTAAAAGGTAACGATTATCCGTAACCGGTAAACGGTGACCACCGGCTGGTTGCTGGAGTTCGTGGCTCGCATGCTGCGGTTTGGGCTTGTTGCTTCATTTGCAACTGCAGCGTTTCTGCCAGACAAACGCATCGCTTGACGCCTTATTGCTGCGGGAACAAGGcgattcttttcttttcctcacCGTCACATAGTCCAAGCAGCAGGCAGACAAACGCAATTGTTACGGGTGTAGAGAGTCcaagcctcttcctccagcaAGCATGCAGCATTTGCGTGGAGCCAATACCGTCCCCCCCGAGGCTCCATGACAGCCCCTAATAAAACACGGTGCTCCGTGGTGGTTTAGTGGATGGAAGCGACAGGCGAAAGGCGGAAAAGGATCACGCCAGTCCCAAACGTCAGACGCCAGACGCCAGACGCCAAAACCCGTGATGTTCCTGTTTCTGTCGCAGGCAGGCAGCACGCGTCGCTGTCGCCCTTTTTCTTCGTCTGATCCATCGGAGTGCAACACTGTATGGTACCGTGTCTGCGAATAGgtttttcccttcccctccggACGCTTCCATTCAGTGGAGGTtttgctgccgctggtgcATTGGATCAGTGCATCCTATCAAGCCTCTGATTCGACCGCCCACAGCGGACGACCATGGAAGGGCGGCGACAAGGTGCAAAAAGCTAAGCAATTCGTAGAtccctgctcctcctccagccggCCTGAATTTCCCAGCCGAGCAGCGAATCCACACAAGTCCGCCGTcgcccaccatcaaccaccaacacctgGTTATGGCTGCGTCCAGCATGGAGGGAGGGATCGTTCCTGGACGAGTGTGACCTCCGCATTGGGTCCCAGATACTCCGTAGCTTGGTGAATCCTGTTTTGTGAGGGTGTTGTGGTGTGCTTTTTGAGGTACAGTACCTAGACCATCAGCTAATCTTCAGTCTCCATCATACATAATAAGCATCATCATTATTTTATTCCGGGCTATTACCAAGGAACAGGAGACAGGCATGGGCATCACGAATGAACGGACTCCCGTCTCCTGTAGCGTCTCATGGCGAATGGAGCGCCACGACTGGGCATTCCCCTCAGGCTGGGGCTTGGCCTGCCTTTTCGCGCAACGATGAACACAACGGGACATCATAACGGATGCTGAATAGAGAaatggacgaggaggaaaacgGAGCGGTGGCCTGCCTGACCCTGCAAGAGATGCACGCCTGTGGTCCTGCACCGGGCCAGGGCAGCACCACAGACGAGAAAAAGGTACCTCAGTACCCGGCCCATGCTGCAAGCTGCTTGGTGCTTGGTGCTTGGTGCTCCAGCGCTGGGGGCTTGCTTTCGTGAACGAGCTGGGGGCCCTGTCTTAAATCGGCCATTAACCAATCTCTGCTCTCCTTTTCCActcccttttcctcttctccatcctctctctcctacCTGAGCAAAtatctacctcctcctccccttcccctttccttcctcttcctcaatcCGCAACCAGTCGTTCCCTCTCCCGCACCGAACCTTCCAACATCCCCATCGTGGTACTCCCTTTCTccgaaaagagaaaaggagggaaggaggagatttAGATTCTGGGCCCTCGACAACATCTACCCAGCAAATATAAGGAGCTACCTGCAGAGAAGAGAAGCCAAATAGAGGACAATAGCAAAAGGGCAAGAGAATAAGGGTAATTGCTTCCCCTGTTTTTGAACTATTATACGCACTCTCCCCTTCACAATACATCCCATCcatatccccccccccacccttcGAACCACAAGTAAATTCTTCGGCTCGACGACGTGGAATCTCCCATTTCCCGGTTTTCGCTCCCTTCGTTCCGGATGAACCTTcggtcatcatcaacataccaatccaccaccagcagcaattCCGAGGACGCATCGCCAGATTGGACCACGGACGACAATTGACTCAACCTTCGACGGCACTTCCCCAAGCCACCAGCAGAGCGAGGCATCAAAAGGCGGTCATACGAGAGACCAGACCCACCGCCACATGAACTCTCGACCGGTACGAAGTCAgtcatacctacctatctagcAACCCCACGACGTCGAGAGTGCTGAGGTATGCGACTTCCGGCCCCCCACATTGCTCGCCGCCGAAAGCCAATTACTCCATATCCGAATTCTTGGAGAACTGTCCCTGGATGCATGGACCTTCGCCCTGGTTACCACCGGTCGTGATgtcattttttttctttttctccagGAACAATCCTAAAGCCAAAGTCGAAAAAAAGCTAACCGAACTCTTGTCCCTTGCAGATACATGCCGGCTCGAGAGCAATCTACGGTCTCCGGCATCCTCCCCGCTCACGCTTAATTCCGATCCGTCGACCTGAACTTCTTGTGGGACACGTTAGCTCGTTGCTCCTACTCGGCCTCAGGAATTGTGTCAATTTGCAATCGGTCACCCTTTCCCAGCGACCATTGCAATCGTGGCCGTAAGTCTCTCCCTCTATCTGGCTTTGGCACTGTGCACACCCAGCACCTCGAGCACGCTATCATCTGCCGGTCTCCCCCCAGTGCACCGGCCGTTTTCCCCCTCGGCccgctgctggtggtggtgggaaatCGTTTCTCGTGCCAGGTCCCTGACCCCACAGGTCAAGATCGGTTGAATCACGGGGGAACAATTCTCACCACGAGCAATGCTGCCCCTGATAAAGTGGGACCCTTTGAGTAAAGGGCCGCTTTGTGGTAGCTGCTGTCTCTTCCCCAGAGACAGCCTCCAGTTGCATGCCAAAACCCTAGCAAACTCTTGAAATGAGTCGTGCTGATACCTGGGCGTTTAGAACCATACCGCGAGACATCATTCATAACTGGCTGTTTCCCCGGCCACCCGCTCTCACCCACCCGAACCACGAGATATTTCGGTTTCTCTCCTACACTCACACACAGACCCCATAGTCGGCGACTTTTCCAGCCACAGTCACTCTTTCAGAACTTGATATTTCAGCACACTCTTTAATAATCTAATACTAGTCATTGACGACCACCCGGTTCGACGTCTCACTCTCTTGACTCGACCAACCAGCACATACTTAATTacacaccacaacaaccacgcTCTCTCACCAACATACAGCAACTAACCCTGGCGATTCTACGAATTCCTGGTGAACTCGACCCACTACTCAACCGCCCAACATGGCATCCACCACCTATCACTCATCAGCCGATGAGACCTTCTTcgtcgaggacgaggccGCCCAGCGCATGACCATGCGCGACGCCGGCCGGTTGATCGCCCGCAACAAGCAAGAGATGATCGCCAACGAGCTCTCGAGACTGGCCCACGACGAGTACCTGGAGGATATCATGAAGCACATGCGTCACATGGAGGACGAGACGTTGCCGGATGCCAACTTGATCGACATGCAGAGGGAGATCCAATGGTTTATGAGACCGTATCTCATCGACTTTCTCATCGAAGCCCATGCCGccttctctctccttcccgagaccctcttcctcaccgtcAACCTTCTCGATCGGTACTGCTCCAAGCGTGTCGTCTACAAGCAACACTATCAACTCGTCGGCTGCGCTGCTCTCCTCATTGCCGCCAAGTACGGCGACAAGAAGGACAGAGTACCTCAGATCAACGAGCTTAACAACATGTGTTGCGGACTCTACGATGCGGGCATGTTTACCCAGATGGAGATGCACGTCCTCAACACCCTGGACTGGAACATTGGCCACCCGACGGTCGACTTCTTCACCCAGTTGATTGTGGCCGAGGAGCGTGACGGCAGAGAGGTTGAGCACATGGCGGCCTACATTTGCGAGATCGCCTTGTACCACCGGGATTTTGTGTCGACGAAGCCTTCGATTATGGCTCGGGCTTCTCTCGCGCTCGCCCGTGCCATCCTCAGCAAGCCCGAGGTCAACGATGGAGAGTGGGACCACACCGAGAACGTGACTCTACTCACCCTCTCGCAGCATCTTCATCAGCCATCCGTCACCCTCGCCCGCAAGTACTCGAGCGCCTACTACTCCAAGGTCTCTGGCAAGCTCGCAGACTTCCTTGCCCAGCAAGCCGCCATCTCTCGCCGAggacccccatctccccctgTCGAGCCAACGTCGCTCTCCACCAAGACTGCCGACATCTACAGCACCCCACACAAGGGACTCGGCGCTGGGCccggtgttgctgatggttACATgacccctcccatcacccccgacGGTAATTGCTTCGGCCACAACCAAGCGATGATCAAGGGTTACCAAGCGCCACCAAGATGCCCAGTCACCCCAACACCCCAACCGAATCACGTTCAGCCGTacccacagcaacagcaacaaccacaaccacaacataTGGCCGGAACATCTTACTTTGAGGGCCCAACAAGCCATATGGCCTACTGAAAGGCGGTTGCATTCGCAAGCACTTGTGTGCCGGTCACTCTGTGACCGCATCACTTTGGGTCCCTGACACCTTTGACTAGACATTCACGTCAAAGAGGGTAACTTTTTCTtcacttttctctttctctatCTCTCTGGGTCATTTTGAGATATACCATTTGGAAGACAAAAGATTGCACGcatttctttctcttcacgGAAACATTTAGCGTCATGGCATCAGCGTTGAATTCTGCGAATTtcgacttttttttcttctcgggCTTTTCCGCCGATTTGTCGTCATCGGCTGCAGctaccttttttttttttttcagctGCGATATTTCGACGACGGTTGCAAGCGCGCGCCATACCCATACCCCTGATATTTCGGCGGCCACCTTATTTAATCATTTGAGCATAAAACCTTCAAATACGAAAAAAAATTAGTGCGGATCTCGGCGACCCCTTCACTGGGCATCGCAGAGCAGGCACCAGGGCGCATCGGGAAGAGTTCAGGGGATCATACATATAGTACGAACCGGACTTTCAGGAATGGGCCGATGCGGAGGGAAAAAAGGAGTTTTTTGAGGACACACGGGAAGCACACCAAAGATTGGCAAACAACCTGCAAGTTGAGTTGGAGAGTGGATTGATACCTTTGCGATGGGAAAcaatgggatggggagatgatCACTGGGAGGAACGGATGGGACAACTACACAGCCGCAGCACTACAATTGCACAGCAACAACGCCCCCCCAAGTCGCGATGGCCCTGATCACTGGCACATCAGCGCAACCCTACCCAAGGCATCATGCATACTCGGCTTGCGGACGGCAGCTCCGGATGGTCTGCCAGGCGGGACGAACGAGTCGTCGTAATTCGATGATGAGGATTCTTCTGGCGATTCaagggatggggtggtggaacaTGAGGTCAAGATTGGCAACGTTAAAAATGCCATCGAAATGACCTTGCCATGCTCATCCCCCGGGCAGGGACGCCGCGAGTAGAGTTGTGTAATGagtcgaaaaaaaaaaagtaaaattCTCTGGCCAGCCTGTTCTTTTGCAGTGACTTGTGTCTTGTTTGTCAGTCTGAGTATGCCAGCTATGATGTGAAGGAAACAATTCAGTGTGGACTCAGGCGagttgctccttcccttgGCATTCCTgcttgctccttcccttGGCATTCCTgcttgctccttcccttttcGTTTCTGCTTGCCCTTTCCTAATCACAACTATTTGCCCCTTCCCTTTCACAGTTGTTGCTCCTTTCCCTTTACAGTCACTTGTCATTCCACAAACAACATTACTTGCAATAGATTGAGCACAAGCGTAAATCTGTTACCGACATTCAATCCCATCTTCAAACAAacgtttttttttgctgcaacacaaaaccaaacaatcTCTTTCACGACCGAACCATCTCGGTGTCttccccattcccaccactACCTCCGCCCCCCATCTCGACATACCCAATCACCTCCCCTTTTTTATTGTACATCTTTCCCAACCTGGGACTTGTCACCACCGTTCTGGGCGATGGcgtcggaggagggggctgCTGAGATGACGAGTGCGCTTGTTGATCCTGCATCATCTGCTGCCTCCACGTCTGGCCCATGTTGTCCATTCGCTCCAGGACACTCCCCTTTTTGTGCTCCCGTTCGGGAGGGGGGtcggagaaggtggtgaCCCTGTTGGACCAGATCGGGTAGTGGTAGGCTGGTGTGGCTCTTTTTCGGGTGAGGACGGGTGtttgcgggggaggggggtcggTTGGCCTTGGGGAGAGATGGGGGGGTATTTTTAGGATGGAGAtatttgatgatgaggaggaggaggaggaggaggtggtggtggtggtggtggtggtgagtttgGAGAGTTCTCGctgggcggtgggggagtcGAGGTCGTATTTTATTGAGAGGGGGCCTGTGGAAGGGAGAGGGCCGGAGAGGATTGTTGTGCCTTTTGTAGAGGACTCGTCTTCgcggagggtgagggggagctTGGAGGTGGGGATTGTGTAGCTGTGTTCAAAGATTGCgcgggtgggggggtggtggaggagttggtgttgatattTTTTCAGGGCGGCCGGGTCGGGGAAGGTGGCGGGTTTGGAGCGGgtgtttggggttgtggtgaggaaggaCATCtcgggggggaggcgggcggTGCCGAGGACTTCGAGGCGGGAGGAGCCGAGCCAGACTTTGTAATTTCCCGGGGCAGAGGAGAGGTAGTTTTCTatgagggggaagaggccCGAGAGGCGGCCGGGGTCAGCGTTGGCGGATTTGGAAAAGtcgttggaggtgttggggaaGATGCTGACGCGCATGGGGCGGgggggctggagggggtaGGACATGTGCTCGGGGACGCggatggaggtgttgaaggcAAAGTCGGAGTCGATGAGGGCGACGTCGAGCTCGTACTCGGAGATGACTTCGGTACCGGTTGCTGTGGCGATGTGGATTGCGGATTGAGCCGAGTAGTAGTGTTtgtcgatgccgaggagggggatgtcaTCGGAGTAGAGGCAGGGATTGGTGGCGCCGGTGTCGAAGAGGGTGTCGAAGATGACGGAGTTGGCGGTAGGGAAGCTCTCCATGCGGGGCTTGTAGTCGTTTGGGTCGTCGTAATCACCTTCGCTGGAGCGGTCTTCGTCAAGATCAGTTTTGGTGCTTCGGAGGTAGCTTCGGGTTGTTCTGGGCTTGTGTTTGGCTGACCTGGGCCCAGAGCTGGACCAGGGGCGAGAAACGTGTTCCTGGCGACGTCTGAAAGCCATCCGAATTCGATAGTGGCCGATGTTCCTGTGATTTCGGCTTGTACGCCAGCTCTCTTTGTTGGTGAGGCAGATGGCGGCTTTCGCTTGTGAGGTTGGTTGCCCGCTGTACAGGTCGGTTTCTTTGGAGAGCGAAGGCTCATACCAGATCCATCCTGGGCCGTACTCTGCAGCATAACGGTCTAGCAGGGCAGCACGATTTTCGTTGGAGAAGGACTCGTAGTCACCGAAGCGGTCAGCAATACGCCCTGC
It contains:
- a CDS encoding uncharacterized protein (EggNog:ENOG503P51F), with product MSTDARQPRQSGRRRPSALRSPAVNQDQQLPRRRSSAIRRNIETFNRNRAHNVRRGSEQVPPTPRRMTTRSMAREDTEDDVDHTGSTMANIEMDESLDTWQPSLVIGSALWLEHEDPTKIEIADRKVLQTRLLAEHYQNYQNVSALTQMYEKAVQERAQLDENDEENTTPISKIPSLQANAIANRVSALQTVLARSTFGPERANIEAAIAGYESGDIPYSDKYTVIWAGRIADRFGDYESFSNENRAALLDRYAAEYGPGWIWYEPSLSKETDLYSGQPTSQAKAAICLTNKESWRTSRNHRNIGHYRIRMAFRRRQEHVSRPWSSSGPRSAKHKPRTTRSYLRSTKTDLDEDRSSEGDYDDPNDYKPRMESFPTANSVIFDTLFDTGATNPCLYSDDIPLLGIDKHYYSAQSAIHIATATGTEVISEYELDVALIDSDFAFNTSIRVPEHMSYPLQPPRPMRVSIFPNTSNDFSKSANADPGRLSGLFPLIENYLSSAPGNYKVWLGSSRLEVLGTARLPPEMSFLTTTPNTRSKPATFPDPAALKKYQHQLLHHPPTRAIFEHSYTIPTSKLPLTLREDESSTKGTTILSGPLPSTGPLSIKYDLDSPTAQRELSKLTTTTTTTTSSSSSSSSSNISILKIPPHLSPRPTDPPPPQTPVLTRKRATPAYHYPIWSNRVTTFSDPPPEREHKKGSVLERMDNMGQTWRQQMMQDQQAHSSSQQPPPPTPSPRTVVTSPRLGKMYNKKGEVIGYVEMGGGGSGGNGEDTEMVRS
- a CDS encoding uncharacterized protein (EggNog:ENOG503NVG0; COG:D), translated to MASTTYHSSADETFFVEDEAAQRMTMRDAGRLIARNKQEMIANELSRLAHDEYLEDIMKHMRHMEDETLPDANLIDMQREIQWFMRPYLIDFLIEAHAAFSLLPETLFLTVNLLDRYCSKRVVYKQHYQLVGCAALLIAAKYGDKKDRVPQINELNNMCCGLYDAGMFTQMEMHVLNTLDWNIGHPTVDFFTQLIVAEERDGREVEHMAAYICEIALYHRDFVSTKPSIMARASLALARAILSKPEVNDGEWDHTENVTLLTLSQHLHQPSVTLARKYSSAYYSKVSGKLADFLAQQAAISRRGPPSPPVEPTSLSTKTADIYSTPHKGLGAGPGVADGYMTPPITPDGNCFGHNQAMIKGYQAPPRCPVTPTPQPNHVQPYPQQQQQPQPQHMAGTSYFEGPTSHMAY